One Aegilops tauschii subsp. strangulata cultivar AL8/78 chromosome 7, Aet v6.0, whole genome shotgun sequence genomic window carries:
- the LOC109738710 gene encoding protein TOPLESS-RELATED PROTEIN 2, with translation MSSLSRELVFLILQFLDEEKFKETVHKLEQESGFYFNMKHFEDLVQGGEWDEVERYLSGFTKVEDNRYSMKIFFEIRKQKYLEALDRHDRAKAVEILVKDLKVFASFNEELFKEITQLLTLDNFRQNEQLSKYGDTKSARNIMLMELKKLIEANPLFRDKLNFPPFKASRLRTLINQSLNWQHQLCKNPRPNPDIKTLFTDHSCAAPTNGARAPPPANGPLVGPIPKTAGFPPMGAHAPFQPVVSPSPNAIAGWMTNPNPSLPHPAIAQGPPGLVQPPNTAAFLKHPRTPTSAPGIDYQSADSEHLMKRMRVGQPDEVSFSGASHPPNVYSQEDLPKQVVRTLNQGSNVMSLDFHPVQQTILLVGTNVGDIGIWEVGSRERIAHKTFKVWDIGSCTLPLQAALMKDAAICVNRCLWSPDGNILGVAFSKHIVQTYTFVPNGELRQQAEIDAHIGGVNDIAFSHPNKSLSIITCGDDKLIKVWDAQSGQKQYTFEGHEASVYSVCPHYKENIQFIFSTAIDGKIKAWLYDCLGSRVDYDAPGHWCTTMSYSADGTRLFSCGTSKDGDSHLVEWNETEGAIKRTYNGFRKRSLGVVQFDTTRNHFLAAGDEFVVKFWDMDNTNILTTTDCEGGLPASPRLRFNREGSLLAVTANDNGIKILANTDGQRLLRMLESRAFEGSRGPPQQINTKPPLLTNLGSASNVSSPIAVNSERPDRMLPAVSMSGLASMDVSRTPDVKPRITDESEKLKTWKLADIVDSGHLRARRCPDTAASPTKVVRLLYTNSGVALLSLGSNAVHKLWKWQRSDRNPNGKSTASISPHLWQPANGILMTNDTSDGNPEEATACIALSKNDSYVMSASGGKVSLFNMMTFKVMTTFMAPPPAATFLAFHPQDNNIIAIGMEDSTIQIYNVRVDEVKSKLKGHQKKITGLAFSQSMNVLVSSGADAQLCVWSIDGWEKKKSKYIQPPANRSGALVGDTRVQFHNDQTHLLVVHESQLAIYDGNLECSRSWYPRDALPAPVSSAIYSCDGLLVYAGFCDGAIGVFEAESLRLRCRIALSAYVPPSISSGASVYPMVVAAHPLEPNQIAVGMSDGAVHVVEPLDADPKWGVAPPQDNGAHPSMSSAPAASNNQTSDQPTR, from the exons ATGTCGTCGCTCAGCAGGGAGCTGGTCTTCCTCATCCTGCAGTTCCTCGACGAGGAAAAGTTCAAGGAGACGGTGCACAA GTTGGAGCAGGAATCGGGCTTCTACTTCAACATGAAGCACTTCGAGGACCTGGTCCAGGGTGGGGAGTGGGACGAGGTGGAGAGGTACCTCAGCGGCTTCACCAAGGTGGAGGACAACCGCTACTCCATGAAGATATTCTTTGAGATCCGCAAGCAGAAGTACCTTGAAGCCCTCGACAG GCATGATCGGGCCAAGGCAGTGGAGATACtcgtcaaggatttgaaggtgtTTGCCTCCTTTAACGAGGAGCTGTTCAAGGAGATAACGCAGCTGCTGACTCTGGATAATTTTAG GCAAAATGAGCAGCTGTCCAAATACGGGGATACAAAGTCAGCCCGGAATATCATGCTCATGGAGCTTAAGAAGCTTATCGAGGCAAACCCTCTGTTCCGAGACAAGCTTAATTTCCCACCATTTAAAGCCTCAAGACTGCGCACGTTGATCAATCAAAg TCTTAACTGGCAACATCAGCTCTGCAAGAATCCTAGACCAAACCCTGACATAAAGACACTCTTCACGGATCACTCCTGTGCAGCTCCTACCAATGGAGCAAGAGCTCCCCCCCCTGCCAATGGTCCTCTTGTTGGACCAATCCCCAAGACAGCTGGATTCCCTCCAATGGGTGCTCATGCT CCGTTTCAACCTGTGGTTTCACCATCTCCAAATGCAATTGCTGGTTGGATGACAAATCCCAATCCCTCCTTACCACATCCTGCTATTGCACAAGGGCCGCCCGGTCTTGTTCAGCCACCAAACACAG CGGCATTTCTGAAGCATCCAAGGACTCCTACAAGTGCGCCTGGCATTGACTATCAGTCTGCAGATTCTGAACATCTGATGAAAAGAATGCGTGTAGGCCAGCCAGATGAG GTGTCATTCTCTGGTGCAAGCCATCCTCCCAATGTTTACAGTCAAGAAGACCTCCCCAAACAAGTTGTTCGCACTCTCAATCAGGGTTCTAATGTTATGAGCCTGGATTTCCATCCTGTTCAACAAACTATTCTTCTAG TTGGAACAAATGTTGGTGACATCGGGATATGGGAAGTTGGTTCACGCGAAAGGATAGCACACAAGACATTTAAAGTTTGGGACATTGGCTCCTGCACCTTGCCATTGCAG GCTGCACTAATGAAAGATGCTGCAATATGTGTCAATAGGTGTCTGTGGAGCCCTGATGGAAATATTTTAG GTGTGGCATTTTCAAAGCATATCGTTCAGACGTACACGTTTGTTCCTAATGGAGAGTTAAGACAGCAAGCAGAG ATTGATGCTCACATTGGCGGGGTCAATGACATTGCATTCTCTCACCCCAACAAGTCCCTATCAATTATTACATGTGGCGATGACAAACTCATTAAG GTATGGGATGCTCAGTCCGGACAAAAGCAATACACATTTGAAGGCCATGAGGCTTCAGTGTACTCTGTTTGCCCTCACTACAAGGAGAACATTCAG TTTATCTTTTCTACCGCCATCGATGGAAAAATCAAGGCATGGTTATACGACTGTTTGGGCTCACGGGTCGACTACGATGCTCCTGGACATTGGTGTACTACCATGTCTTATAGTGCTGATGGTACAAG GCTCTTCTCTTGTGGAACTAGTAAAGACGGTGATTCCCACTTGGTCGAGTGGAATGAGACTGAAGGAGCTATTAAGAGGACATATAATGGCTTCAGGAAACGGTCACTGGGTGTTGTCCAGTTTGACACAACGAGAAACCATTTTTTGGCTGCTGGAGATGAATTCGTTGTTAAATTCTGGGATATGGATAACACCAACATACTGACAACAACAGACTGTGAGGGTGGACTGCCT GCAAGCCCGCGCCTGAGATTCAATAGGGAAGGGTCATTGCTTGCTGTTACAGCAAACGATAATGGAATAAAAATATTAGCGAACACCGATGGGCAGCGTTTGCTGAGGATGCTAGAGAGCAGGGCTTTTGAAGGCTCTCGTGGACCTCCTCAACAAATTAATACAAAG CCTCCACTGCTCACCAACCTTGGTTCTGCTTCAAATGTATCTAGTCCTATAGCAGTGAACTCAGAGCGACCTGACAGGATGTTGCCTGCAGTATCAATGAGTGGACTG GCATCTATGGATGTTAGCAGAACGCCGGATGTTAAACCAAGAATAACTGATGAATCTGAAAAGCTGAAGACCTGGAAGTTGGCCGACATTGTTGATTCAGGACATCTTCGGGCACGGCGTTGTCCAGATACAGCAGCATCTCCAACAAAA GTTGTCCGTTTGTTGTATACAAATAGTGGGGTTGCACTTTTGTCTCTCGGTTCCAATGCTGTTCATAAGCTGTGGAAATGGCAACGCAGTGACAGGAATCCTAATGGCAAG TCTACTGCATCTATTTCGCCTCACCTGTGGCAACCAGCAAATGGGATTCTAATGACAAATGACACAAGTGACGGCAACCCAGAAGAAGCAACTGCCTGCATTGCGTTGTCCAAAAATGATTCCTATGTTATGTCTGCATCTGGTGGCAAAGTCTCTTTGTTCAATATGATGACGTTCAAG GTCATGACTACGTTCATGGCACCTCCACCTGCTGCGACTTTCCTCGCATTCCACCCACAGGACAATAATATTATTGCTATAGGAATGGAGGACTCGACCATTCAAATCTACAATGTCCGTGTTGATGAG GTCAAAAGCAAGCTCAAGGGTCATCAGAAAAAGATTACCGGACTGGCATTTTCTCAATCAATGAATGTTCTTGTATCTTCAGGTGCTGATGCTCAG CTATGTGTCTGGAGCATTGATGGTTGGGAGAAGAAGAAATCAAAATATATCCAACCCCCGGCAAATCGCTCTGGTGCTTTAGTTGGCGATACAAGGGTCCAGTTTCACAATGACCAAACACATCTTCTTGTAGTTCATGAGAGCCAACTGGCAATCTATGATGGAAATCTTGAATGCTCGCGCTCG TGGTACCCAAGAGATGCACTGCCAGCGCCAGTTTCGAGTGCAATATACTCGTGTGATGGTCTCCTTGTTTACGCTGGTTTCTGTGATGGTGCTATTGGAGTATTTGAAGCCGAGTCCCTTAGGTTGCGTTGCAGGATTGCACTTTCCGCCTATGTGCCTCCTTCAATATCTAG CGGGGCAAGTGTGTACCCCATGGTTGTAGCGGCGCATCCCTTGGAGCCTAACCAGATTGCAGTTGGAATGAGTGATGGGGCAGTTCATGTGGTTGAGCCACTGGACGCGGACCCAAAGTGGGGAGTCGCGCCTCCCCAGGATAACGGAGCCCACCCGTCCATGTCATCAGCTCCAGCAGCATCTAACAACCAGACGTCTGATCAGCCAACGAGATGA